The Flavobacteriales bacterium genome has a window encoding:
- a CDS encoding phage terminase small subunit P27 family, whose protein sequence is MKELEGNPGKRPLPRNEPRPQLPVKRPRGMGRGQRAYWDQHAPELERLRILTGLDVPAMRLMAEHYTFALEAARILGEEGLIVEGRDGPKKHPAWQALRDASGMYLRLAAEFGMTPSARTRLQLPPEVEQLSLADLLFEAANGGEASE, encoded by the coding sequence GTGAAGGAGCTGGAGGGCAACCCTGGCAAACGGCCGCTGCCGCGCAACGAGCCGCGGCCGCAGTTGCCGGTGAAGCGGCCGCGCGGGATGGGGCGGGGGCAGCGCGCGTATTGGGACCAGCACGCGCCGGAGCTGGAGCGGCTGCGGATTTTGACGGGGCTGGATGTGCCGGCCATGCGGCTGATGGCGGAGCACTATACGTTCGCGCTGGAGGCGGCGCGGATATTGGGGGAGGAGGGGTTGATTGTGGAGGGGCGGGACGGGCCGAAGAAGCACCCGGCCTGGCAGGCGCTACGAGACGCCAGCGGGATGTACCTGCGGTTGGCGGCGGAGTTTGGGATGACGCCGAGCGCGCGCACCCGGCTGCAACTGCCGCCGGAGGTGGAGCAGCTCAGCCTGGCGGATTTGCTGTTTGAGGCGGCCAACGGGGGAGAGGCGAGTGAGTGA